Proteins encoded within one genomic window of Ammonifex degensii KC4:
- a CDS encoding sulfite exporter TauE/SafE family protein has product MHFPAAGINVSPWIPPLVSLAVATLTTPAGVSGAFLLLPFQVSVLGFTSPAVSPTNLVYNIVAIPGGLWRYIREGRMAWPLTWVVIAGTLPGVFAGAIIRLNYLPNPRAFKFFVGLVLLYLGGRLLYELTGRYSRGRERLRSLEAKFKERMLAARKEGKRVAAGLSGEAVVRTCTFNWKRVEYEFWGEKFSFNVPALFLVALVVGIVGGIYGIGGGAIIAPFCCAVFGLPAYTVAGAALAGTFLTSIVGVVYYTILAPFYPQMAVKPDWLLGFLFGIGGLIGTNLGARLQKFLPERVIRGILGTLVLFLALSYIYQFLRG; this is encoded by the coding sequence ATGCACTTCCCGGCGGCCGGCATAAACGTCTCCCCCTGGATTCCTCCCCTGGTCTCCCTGGCGGTGGCCACCTTAACCACACCGGCAGGCGTTTCGGGAGCCTTTCTGTTGCTTCCGTTCCAGGTAAGCGTTTTGGGGTTCACCAGTCCTGCTGTAAGTCCTACCAATCTAGTTTATAACATCGTGGCCATTCCGGGAGGACTGTGGCGCTACATCCGGGAGGGACGCATGGCTTGGCCCCTGACCTGGGTGGTCATCGCGGGAACCTTGCCGGGCGTCTTCGCGGGAGCCATTATACGATTGAACTACCTCCCTAATCCCCGCGCCTTCAAGTTTTTCGTGGGTCTGGTACTGCTCTACCTGGGCGGCCGCCTCCTTTACGAGCTCACGGGGCGCTATAGCCGCGGCAGGGAGCGCCTGCGCTCTCTGGAGGCCAAGTTCAAAGAGAGGATGCTGGCGGCCCGGAAGGAAGGGAAACGAGTGGCGGCGGGTTTGTCGGGGGAGGCGGTGGTGCGCACCTGTACTTTTAACTGGAAGCGGGTAGAGTACGAGTTCTGGGGAGAAAAGTTCAGTTTTAACGTTCCCGCCCTTTTCCTGGTAGCGCTGGTGGTGGGGATAGTTGGTGGCATTTATGGTATAGGCGGAGGGGCCATCATAGCTCCCTTTTGCTGCGCCGTTTTCGGCCTGCCGGCCTACACGGTGGCCGGGGCCGCCCTGGCCGGAACCTTCCTTACTTCCATAGTAGGAGTGGTTTACTACACCATCTTGGCCCCCTTCTACCCGCAGATGGCGGTTAAACCCGACTGGCTTCTGGGCTTCCTTTTTGGTATAGGTGGACTTATAGGAACCAACCTAGGAGCAAGACTACAGAAATTCCTTCCGGAACGGGTTATAAGAGGAATCTTAGGCACTTTGGTGCTTTTCTTAGCACTAAGTTACATATACCAGTTCTTAAGAGGCTGA